The DNA region GTCACTTTCATTCACATTAACGGTCTCGTTCTCCGTGAAGTACATGAACGGAGTCATATTTTTGTGGACGGTATAACGTGTATTATCCAGCTCAATCGAGTTACCATGCTCATATACGCCGAAATAAAATTTGGGGCTGTCGAATTGAGCCGCAGGCATCAGACTCGTGTGAAATCGGGAAGCCAGTCTTCTGAGAAATGCCCAGTCTGTTTCCTGATATTGCACGGCAACCTTGCCAATCTTGGCTCCCCCGGTCCCCTCATCAATCACGTCCAGTCCCGGATAATCCTGATCCAGCTCCTTTAACAATTCAGGGAGCGTCATCTGGATGTTTTGAAACGTACGGGTTCGCTTTTTGACATCCATCAGGTACGTATGTGAGATTGCTTCAACCTGGAGCGTATATACGCCCCTCACAACCTGCACTTCTACAGATAAAGGAATGCCTTTGAATAGCGGACTTTTGTTCCCCTCCTCGTCCTTTTGCCACACTTCAATCGGGGTATTCTTATCCGTAACATCCACATAACGATCTTTCCATTCCTCGGATACCATACCTTTGAAAACAAGGCGGGTGTGCTCATTCATCTTTTTGCGGATTGTCAATTCTTGCAGATGTACTAGCTCATAAGGTTCAATAATCAGATTTTCATACGTCAGGCTCATGGACTCAGCTCCTCTCTAATTCATTTCGACAATGAGTGTATCCAGAAGTGTACCACCGGGTTCCATCCAATTTCTCTTCTCATCGTCCGTACAGTTAAAACCATAAACAAGGACTTTCTGATCTAAAATGGTGAACACCATATGGTTATAAATTTGATCATTCAACCCCTGAACAGCGAATTGGCAGTAACCCGTGGAAAGACCAGCATCCGTCACTCGAACACCGTGTTTTTTCCATTCTCGTACAGGTTGAGTTGCACGAATCACGTCAGCCATCGATTCCGTAAAGGAATTCAACTCTTCCGGAGCAAGACGATGATCCAATGTCTTGAACGTAAAGTTGACCGTTCCCGAATCATTGGTATAGATCCATTCAGGACGATGGGACGACGGATATTTTAACTGAGCTTCTCTTTCTGTCACCAAACGAAATGTGCGGGGAAGAGATACTGTAACCTTTCCCTCGTATAGCTCCGTTCTTCTCAGATGTATCGTTTCCTGTTCAAGGTGTATCATGGTTATTGGCTCGAATGGTTTAACTTCACTTGATTCAGCAGAGGCTTCAACATCTCTAGTCTCTGTTCCCTGATGAGGTTCACCGTTCAATGTTTTGCCATATAACATCGGGATGATTTTGCGATCCATATGTTCCATAAACGAATTCCATCCTCCCATTCTCTTGAAAATTTCAATCCACAATCATACGATGTGGTCCACCCACCGGCATACCCGAACGTCCCGTTCCCCGACCTGCATTCGCCAGTATACGATCCAGATATCGATGAATCTGCGCATTATCGTATTCTCTGTACTCCAGTCCCAATCGACTGGCAATGTGATGCAAAATGACGCTACGTGCAACCGTTCCTTCATTGAGACACATCATGGCGAAGACCAGATCCTGGGGATCAGAGGTCCCCGTTCGAAGCAACCTCTCGGCATAATCCTTCATGACAACCGGAGATAAGGTGCTTGCTCCCTCGGCTGCATAAGGAACATGAATGACATGCAGCGTATTGAACTCCGTTGCCAAGTCGGCAAAGGTCTGATAGTCCCGCCGCAGCCGCGCCCCTTCCTTCAGCTTGAATCGAGCCAGCTCCAACTCTCTCGATGTGCACGTTGTCTCTTCATCCAAGAGCAGTTCCGAATGGCTTATCGTCATGTCACTCACGGTCTCCTCCGCGGTAAACCGAAGCTTCAGCACATTGACCCTTCCCGTAGCTTGGTATGCCAGTTCCATAGGCTCTGTCAGCATATAAAGCCTTCCTTTATACAGCACCATCCCAGGAGCGACGACCAATTTGTCCGGGAACACGTCTACCTCTGCACCTGCAAGAATGCCATCTGCATAACCGCGATAGTACAGTTCGATGAAGTCTCTGGGGAAATCACGTAGTCCCTCCAACATGGATGTTTTCAGAATTCTTCCCTTGTTAAAATGCGGATACGAATATGTGAACATGAGCGGTGTTCCCCCTTTCTGCTCGTGGTCCTCACTTCATTCCGTCAAAGAAGTCCAGTTCCGACAAGTCTGTCTCAAACGGAAGCAGCTTCTGCGATCCCAGATACAGCCGTTCATTTCTGCGAGCTACAGGCAACACATGGAAGCCCCAATGACGATCATCCGGAAAGACAAAAAACTTCGTCTCTCCATTCACGATGGAATCCGTATCATCTTGCGGAATTTTATCTCCATATCGATCTCGAATGTCTTCGTAGAGTACCTCTTTATAGAAATCCGGGCGGTTCGCATATACGAATTTTTGTCTCAGCTGGCCATCGCTTCCGCTAAGGTACAACTCCACTTCTGCCGTCTCGAATGGCCGGGAAATGCTACCGGGAATACCATCACTCCGATCCAGACTGCTGATCAGCATTTTTTCCCGTCCATTATGCGTGTAGGCACTTACGGTATACGGAATTACAGCGGCATCATGCGTGATATCGGCTTGAACGCTTCCTGTTTTGCGGGCACTCAGATAACGAATCGCCCCTCGAAGGCAGGCAAGTTTAAGATCAGGCACACGCCCTTCCGCAGGTTTTTGCCGAAACTCAATGCTTCTGCCTGGAACGAACTCTTTCAATGCTTCCCGAAATACATCAATACGGCAGGACTGACCTGTCAACTTGATAATTGAGTACTGGTTCATCCGTCCCTGACGGTAGAAATCATCCAAAAACTTGCGGACTACCTCATAGATATCAGCCTTAATCAGCTGGGTAATTTCCTTGATATTGAACACCACATCGGGGAACTCATATTCATCCTTCAACTCCCCATTCCGCTCTACCGAGAGGAACCAACGCTCCATGGTGGTGATCTGCAGATCACTGTCCCCATCGCCCTCCATCTCCGAGTGGAATCGGTTACGTAAGATGCCTGTTTTGCGGAAAAATTGTTGCTTCATCTCTTCTGCGATTTCCCACAGGAAGTAGAAGTTTCCTCTTACCCGCAAATACTCATCCCGTGAACGGTTCTCTCGACGCGCAAACGCAGTCGGGATGATGTGTTCTGCCTCCTCATAGCGCTGCTCCAGCTTCTGATAAACGGACTTCACACCCTCTTCGTCCACCTGACGGAACACATCCGCACCAGGTGCCTCAATCAGACTATCAATATCCGTCACCTGACGGCGTCCGCTATAGTAGTCGGCGAATACAATTTTCATGAATTGCATAATACGATAGGTGATGTTGTGACCTCCGAAGTTCGTGTCCCCATTTTCGTAGGTCGTATGGATATCGAGCTTGTACGCCATATGTCCGTCCTCGATCGTAAAGGCACAGGAAGACAAATCGGTCGTTCCACCTCCACAATCAATCACGAGCGCATGGTACGTCTGCCCTTCCATGAAAGCACCACGTTCCATGCCGTCAGCAAGGGTGTTATAGAGCACAGCCATTCCCTCATCCAGCGCATACGTCTGCTCAATCCGATAATCCGGAAGCATCTCTCCGAACATCTGCAAAAACTGTGTTTTCATCTTCACGGGACTGGTAAAATGCACATGCCGAAACTTGCACTTGAACTGATGCTCTGCCGTTCGGATGATGTAGTTCATGTACGCACGCAGCAGATCCATACGAGAAACCATGGCTGCATTGCCATGAACATCGACAATTTCTTCCATTTTGTTGTAATTGTTCACCCAGCGCTTCATGCTGCGGAAGACACTCGCCCGGCTGCTGTACCCTCCCCGACGCATGCTTCGCAGCGCTTCATAGCCGAACTCGTAACGAATGTTTGCTGGATCCGAGCACTCCGCCACACCGATTGCCGTAGGAAGGACCTCGATCCAGTCCGTATCTTTGTATGTAGGATCGGGAAAAGAAACGTAGTTGATGGCATCCATACGGACTCGTCCATTCAGCAAATCCTGGCTGCTCGGCGCCTGAATATAACCGTTATGCAAATAGGCGCCTGCCGTCGTATTGGAGGTGCCAAAATCAATTGCAAGCACTGCTTCTGTCGGTTCAAGCTCCCGGATGTCCAGATCTGCCAGTGGGATTTGAGTATATTGAATATGAACCGGTGGAAGCGGTCTGCTGGAATAATAGGTCTGATATAAATACTCCGAGTCGCGTTTACGGAAAAAGAGAAGACTGTACTGTCTGTTTCCCGATCTCTTCCAGGTCGCCCCACTTCCTGCCGTCAAATAAAAGGTTCCCGATACGGAGTCGTCCTTAACCAGGTTGAAGATGCCACACAGCTCCATGCTCTCATTGACTAAAAGTACGTTGGATTCGGTTAATCCACCCGGTGCCGTGACCACATATCGATCCAGCTTGTCCACGTTCAATCCTTCGTACAGAATCAGCCGGGCTGGTACACTAATGCCTCCATCACTGCTCATGGGCGCCGTCATATGACGAGAAATAGCCTTTTGTATCCGCTCGAATCCACCTTCAACAGACTGATCGATCCACAATACATCGTCCGCTCCCAGAAATTTTAAAATAATCCGAATCAGTTCTTCCCGCTCCGTCCGAGGGCCCAATCCCTCAATTAACCGTTCCTTGTAACAAATGTTCCGTAATTGGAATGTGGTCATGTCCATCAATTCTTCGCGCGTATAACGCATGGTTCCTCTGGAACGTTCCCTGCTCGTGGCGTCAGGATACAATCGGTATGAATAGCCGTTCATCTATACTTCCTCCTTACAACTGCTGGTGCTGCTTAATATAGGGCAATCCCGTCCTGTATCATCGTATAGTCCACATCCAGAATGCCAAAATGATGCCCCCAGTATATTTCCGTGTCGAAACGAACCGGCAGAAAGAGTTCAAGAATCAGTTCCAGCTTCTCCTTCGCTTCCGTACGTTCCACCTGACCAATATACAAAAGCAATTCATCCTTTTCCTCACAATTGGCATAAAGGGTTGAACGCGGGAACATTCGAACAAGGGTATCCCTCAGCAGATGAACTGCCTCTCCCGTATCATACAAACGGAGCATATTGCAGGCGATCACTTCCTGCTCCTCCTGCCCGAACAACTCCAGTCGCCGTCGAACCCGATCCCCGTACACACCCGAATGCATATCCTTCAGAATGAAGCGAATATAATACTCCCTCTTGTTCATACCCTGCATCAAATCCATATCCGCCAGAAAATGAATAACCAGATCAAAGAGTGCTTCCCGCAACTCCACCTGCTCTTCATTATTGATATCGAACAGGTCCCGGAAAATATCAAAAAAGCGATAATACGGATTGACTTCAACCGTACCTTCCACGCCTGAAGCATTCAGGTTTGTCTGGCTAAGTTCCATATAAGGCGAATATACACGTGCTGGCACAAAGGTTACGTCGCGCAGATCGGTTCCATCACGTTTAGCTCGAATAATCAGATCCCAGATGTAATTCATGCTGTACTCACACCCATTCCCCTTCGCAGCGATATTCAGGGAAAGCCAACTGGATCTCGGATACCAGAAAGCTCAGCAAATCATCCAGAAAAATAGCCTGCCCTGGCTGAATTCCGTGTTTGCTGAACCTTAAAATCATTCGATGTTTATCTGCCTCAACACGGACATGATCGCTAACAAATCCATTAAGCGGGTACGTGATGCCCAAGGTGGGGCCAGGTGGCACCACTTTCACATCTTCCAGTTCCAATCCCTCCGCTGCCTGAAAAGCATGAGCCATGCGGGCAATCTCCCCTTTGGATCGCACAGAGCGTCCTTCCTGACGCGCATATTTACCGGCAAACCCTTCCCGTTTGTTGTTGGAAAACAGCGGAAAGTCCATTCTACCGATTCGGGTTGCAACGGGGCCGGCTATTTTCAGTACCGTCCATGAATCGGATTTCTCCAGCGGAGATACGATGGTGATATCTTCTTCCGATCTTTTGATATACCGAATATGCGATTCGTCTCCATCCACTAAATATCCGTGCTCAGTCCCTGTTTTGCGGAGCGGCAACACATGTTCATAATTGATGCGGTCCGAAGCCGGGACAGGGAATCCACCTGTTTTCATCTCAAGCTTCTGAATATTCCAAAGGGGGATCATATTCGTTCTTTTGTATGACTCAAACTCCTCCAAATGGATTGAAAGTTCTTTGACCACATGCTGTTTGTCCCATGCAGCTCCATCGTCCGAACCCACTAGAACACAATCAACGAATTTGAACACATAGGGTGCATTAATCGATTTCCATGGCAGACTGTTCTTACGAAATACCCGGTACAGTTCTTCAATTTTGGAGATATACGCTGTACTTGATTTCAACCGAACCGTTATGGCATGTCTGCCTTCGCTCGTTACAATCTCCCCGCGAAATGTCCGATTACTTTTCAGCAGAGATTGGAGCTCCTGTTGCCCACATTCCATGTAGAACGTAAATAAATTCATCTCTTCCTTACGTGCCAGCGCTTCTGAAGCCTCGCTCAAATAAACAGTCTGGGGTGCAGCATCCTCCGGAAGAATCGGATACAGAAATTCATGAATGGGGTCCAAATCTTCCCGCGGACATAATGTGACATATACATCGTGGCGTTCCTCCAGCGGTACCACCTCGTCAAACACCCGTTGCTCGATCTGTTTGTTTAGTGTCTCCTGATACTCCACAAGATTAAGAAAAACGCCTGTCATGAGGTCTTTGAGCATGCGGCGTTGTTCCAGATCCTCCATCTTGTTTAGACGGTCACGAATAATATCTTTCATCACGAATCCCCTCCTTCCGTGGCTTCCTGTTCATTCACTTCAGCCTCGGTGGTGTCGGTGCTTTCTTTAGCCTTTGAGGCTGAATTAATGCTAGCATTGCTTGTCGTTTTCCCTGAAGAAGAACCGGAGCCGGAAGCATCCACAGTCCTACTTCCGTCCGAAGTGGCATTACCCGCGGAAGAAGTGCTCCCCGCTGAATTGCCTGTGCTCATTCCTCCCGCATTCTCGGTCCAATCCGAGTTCAAACCAGACGTATCCAT from Paenibacillus sp. JNUCC-31 includes:
- a CDS encoding molecular chaperone, whose protein sequence is MNGYSYRLYPDATSRERSRGTMRYTREELMDMTTFQLRNICYKERLIEGLGPRTEREELIRIILKFLGADDVLWIDQSVEGGFERIQKAISRHMTAPMSSDGGISVPARLILYEGLNVDKLDRYVVTAPGGLTESNVLLVNESMELCGIFNLVKDDSVSGTFYLTAGSGATWKRSGNRQYSLLFFRKRDSEYLYQTYYSSRPLPPVHIQYTQIPLADLDIRELEPTEAVLAIDFGTSNTTAGAYLHNGYIQAPSSQDLLNGRVRMDAINYVSFPDPTYKDTDWIEVLPTAIGVAECSDPANIRYEFGYEALRSMRRGGYSSRASVFRSMKRWVNNYNKMEEIVDVHGNAAMVSRMDLLRAYMNYIIRTAEHQFKCKFRHVHFTSPVKMKTQFLQMFGEMLPDYRIEQTYALDEGMAVLYNTLADGMERGAFMEGQTYHALVIDCGGGTTDLSSCAFTIEDGHMAYKLDIHTTYENGDTNFGGHNITYRIMQFMKIVFADYYSGRRQVTDIDSLIEAPGADVFRQVDEEGVKSVYQKLEQRYEEAEHIIPTAFARRENRSRDEYLRVRGNFYFLWEIAEEMKQQFFRKTGILRNRFHSEMEGDGDSDLQITTMERWFLSVERNGELKDEYEFPDVVFNIKEITQLIKADIYEVVRKFLDDFYRQGRMNQYSIIKLTGQSCRIDVFREALKEFVPGRSIEFRQKPAEGRVPDLKLACLRGAIRYLSARKTGSVQADITHDAAVIPYTVSAYTHNGREKMLISSLDRSDGIPGSISRPFETAEVELYLSGSDGQLRQKFVYANRPDFYKEVLYEDIRDRYGDKIPQDDTDSIVNGETKFFVFPDDRHWGFHVLPVARRNERLYLGSQKLLPFETDLSELDFFDGMK
- a CDS encoding normocyte-binding protein codes for the protein MKDIIRDRLNKMEDLEQRRMLKDLMTGVFLNLVEYQETLNKQIEQRVFDEVVPLEERHDVYVTLCPREDLDPIHEFLYPILPEDAAPQTVYLSEASEALARKEEMNLFTFYMECGQQELQSLLKSNRTFRGEIVTSEGRHAITVRLKSSTAYISKIEELYRVFRKNSLPWKSINAPYVFKFVDCVLVGSDDGAAWDKQHVVKELSIHLEEFESYKRTNMIPLWNIQKLEMKTGGFPVPASDRINYEHVLPLRKTGTEHGYLVDGDESHIRYIKRSEEDITIVSPLEKSDSWTVLKIAGPVATRIGRMDFPLFSNNKREGFAGKYARQEGRSVRSKGEIARMAHAFQAAEGLELEDVKVVPPGPTLGITYPLNGFVSDHVRVEADKHRMILRFSKHGIQPGQAIFLDDLLSFLVSEIQLAFPEYRCEGEWV
- a CDS encoding DNA and RNA helicase → MFTYSYPHFNKGRILKTSMLEGLRDFPRDFIELYYRGYADGILAGAEVDVFPDKLVVAPGMVLYKGRLYMLTEPMELAYQATGRVNVLKLRFTAEETVSDMTISHSELLLDEETTCTSRELELARFKLKEGARLRRDYQTFADLATEFNTLHVIHVPYAAEGASTLSPVVMKDYAERLLRTGTSDPQDLVFAMMCLNEGTVARSVILHHIASRLGLEYREYDNAQIHRYLDRILANAGRGTGRSGMPVGGPHRMIVD
- a CDS encoding iron-dependent peroxidase codes for the protein MNYIWDLIIRAKRDGTDLRDVTFVPARVYSPYMELSQTNLNASGVEGTVEVNPYYRFFDIFRDLFDINNEEQVELREALFDLVIHFLADMDLMQGMNKREYYIRFILKDMHSGVYGDRVRRRLELFGQEEQEVIACNMLRLYDTGEAVHLLRDTLVRMFPRSTLYANCEEKDELLLYIGQVERTEAKEKLELILELFLPVRFDTEIYWGHHFGILDVDYTMIQDGIALY